Proteins co-encoded in one Lynx canadensis isolate LIC74 chromosome C1, mLynCan4.pri.v2, whole genome shotgun sequence genomic window:
- the LOC115521474 gene encoding alpha-N-acetylgalactosaminide alpha-2,6-sialyltransferase 5, with product MTNAYTLARSKSDGKNKTPLKMHCRDCALVTSSGHLLHSRQGPQIDQTECVIRMNDAPTRGYGRDVGNRTSLRVIAHSSIQRILRNRHDLLNVSQGTVFIFWGPSSYMRRDGKGQVYNNLQLLSRVLPRLKAFMTTRHKMLQFDELFKQETGKDRKISNTWLSTGWFTMTIALELCDRINVYGMVPPDFCRDPNHPSVPYHYYEPFGPDECTMYLSHERGRKGSHHRFITEKRVFKNWARTFNIHFFQPNWKPESLAINHPENKPVF from the exons cCCCTGAAAATGCACTGCAGGGACTGTGCCCTGGTGACCAGCTCGGGGCATCTGCTGCACAGCCGCCAAGGCCCCCAGATCGACCAGACCGAGTGCGTCATCCGCATGAACGACGCCCCCACGCGCGGTTACGGGCGCGACGTGGGCAACCGAACCAGCCTGAGGGTCATCGCGCACTCCAGCATCCAGAGGATCCTCCGCAACCGCCACGACCTGCTCAACGTGAGCCAGGGCACCGTGTTCATCTTCTGGGGCCCCAGCAGCTACATGCGGCGCGACGGCAAGGGCCAGGTCTACAACAACCTGCAGCTCCTGAGCCGCGTGCTGCCGCGGCTGAAGGCCTTTATGACCACGCGCCACAAGATGCTGCAGTTTGATGAGCTCTTCAAGCAGGAGACTGGCAAGGACAG GAAGATCTCAAACACTTGGCTCAGCACTGGCTGGTTCACAATGACAATTGCACTGGAGCTCTGTGACAGGATCAATGTTTATGGCATGGTGCCCCCAGACTTCTGCAG GGACCCCAATCACCCTTCAGTACCTTATCACTATTACGAACCTTTTGGACCTGATGAATGTACAATGTACCTCTCCCACGAGCGAGGACGGAAGGGTAGTCATCACCGCTTTATCACAGAGAAACGCGTCTTTAAGAACTGGGCACGGACATTCAACATTCACTTCTTTCAACCAAACTGGAAACCAGAATCGCTTGCTATAAATCATCCTGAGAATAAACCTGTGTTCTGA